From the genome of Ailuropoda melanoleuca isolate Jingjing chromosome 5, ASM200744v2, whole genome shotgun sequence:
TTGCGGCAAATCTCcaaaaaaatccacgtataagtaGGCCTGCACAGTTCAAATCCTTGTTGTTTAAGCGTCTACTGTATTATAACTGAGTAAATGAACATTTTACTTAATTCACAAAATATCTTGAACTTGCATAATTTCTACCGGGAcaattttatacagaaaaattaCTTCTAATATTAGAATAAACTTACCTATTTTCCAGAATTCTAATGTGTTGTTTATCTGTGATTACAAAGCTTGGGTATCTGACCGGGATATAATGTGAACCCGAAAGGATGATGGTTTTGGAAAACGTACCATGCTTCTACATACTACAGTACGAACAGTGAGTTGGGAGACTGCTTCAAGAATGtactttgtacatttttcttgTCCTGAGTTCAAGGAGATAAgtgggataaagaaaaaaacaaacaaacaaacagcaacaacactGGGCAAAAGTTAACGTTCCTTTTAACTGGAGAATGCTGGAGAATCCAGAACcgtttttggaaaataaagtacTTACTTTGCAGAAGGTACTGCAAGAAGCATAAAAAGAGTCCTGATGTGTAAGGAATTAGAGTTAGAAGTTTTAAAGAACTATCACCTCTTCATTTCTACCAGGAAGTCAGACGTCCACCTCATTCTCTCCCCCTTTAGCTGGTCTCCGACCAGATTCACGACTGGACAAATCAACAAGTCTGGCCCTCTGGACAAGAATTTGCTTTGATTTACAGGAGTTACGGGCTTCTAAATCTCGGCAGTAACTCAAGTCAACTGGATTATCAGGCTATGTCTGACTCATGACTGTGGATCTATACTGGATATGGCTGGAAAGCCGGCCAAATCTTGGGATTCAACCACAGGAATGGCTGAGGGTGAGAGTAAGGTAGGTGTCTGGTCGTCACTATGGTTGGAGACAAAGTCCTACCTGGCAAATAAATACTACAACATCGGTAAAAACTCTTCCTATGCAGAGAGGCTTGGTGCATCCCAACACCCATCCTGCCCCCATACCCACCTCCTTCCAGCCATTCGGCTACCGCGCCAGAATCCCCCCGAACCAGGTAAGAGGGAAATGCTAAAGGTCAAGCCCCAGACACTGCGGAGGCTGAGAAATACCTAGCGGCCCATGGAAAGGTCAGTCCCCTCCACTCCGTTAATCCCAGCCGGATGGTAAACCAAAACTGGACCAATTTACCCGGCCCGCCAGACTCTTCATTCTTATCTTTTCCCGGGGCACGAAGAGgtcaaaaaaccaaataaagactCTCCGCGTCTGCACTAAAGCCTTAGCGGTCGGTGGAAGCATCTCGTTACTAACCTCgctcttttctccatcttcacgCGAGGGTTCGGATCCCAGCTTCCCACCTCAGACGACGTTCTGCCTGGCACTGGGACAACGAAGCACCGGGACGAAGACGCCCCCTTCTCCGCCCGCATCTTGCGTATGTGCAAAGCGGAGCCAGCGGGGCGACTGGGTGGGGCTGGTCGCTAAGATACCAGACGGAAAGTTCTGCTTAACTTCCGCTGGGAAAGGCAAAGCGTTACTCTATTGGTAGAGAGTAGAGAGAGGGGTCCGACTTCAAGGGCCCTCTTTTCTAATCACTGGGTAGAATAACTGTCAATCAGTACGCAAGCCTGGTGGGCGGGGCTGCTTGAGAGGGCACCAAGAGCGGCCTTAGCAACGGTTTCTGAATTGTGTAGGTTGCAGTTGGGCTGCGCGGCTAGCGGCTGAGACTGGGAGGTCCCGGCTGTGGGCACCGGTTTGGTGACATGGTGAGTGCCAGGCTGTAACCCCTTGCTGGGCCGGGCTAGGGCTGAAGTTTCAACCCGGAGCAAGGAAGGAATTTTGTTTGGTTCATGAAATGTATTATTCACCTCCCGATCCTCCAGTGTCATTTAGTAACGCCTCCTGTCGTGGCCAACTAGAAGCACGTTGCCCGTGGCTCTAGGGACGCAAGAACGGTTCACTCGTTCCTCGTCGTCCCCACCAACCGTTGATGCCAGCACTCTGCCATAGGTTCCGTGATGGAAACAGAAACCACTGTTTAGCCAGAGCGGAATTGAATACAGAGAATACGAGGCTTAGAAACTGTTGGAGGGTCTAGGCCTCTAAGGAAAGAGGTCCTGAACTCCGAAAACGTGGCCAGGTAGCTCCTCACTCCGTCACTGTTGGGAAGGTGAAGGTTCTGAAGGCTGGAACTGTCGAGTCAAAGAGCACACCTGTGTATCTGCAGTCTAGGGACCAAGAATCCGCCGCTGCCGCCCCGCGAAACCGGAGACGAGGCACACAAGAACGTGATGTCCAGCTGCCACGTCTGCCGCTACTCCTTCTTGATCCAAAACTGGAGATAAGATAGTGAAATAAGGCTGCAGAAAAACCCCAGGAGTAACCCTGTGACCTTGCATGGCAACGGAAAATGGCACACAGCAGGAAGATGTCCTTCACCTTACCTGGATACTGATAATTGGCCCAACATTTATTCTTACTCCCATCCCTGGAGTAGTTTGTTTTTCACCTGGAAAATGTagttttttcatttctcagcttCTGCAATGTAGAAAAGTACACTAAAAGGTGGGAAAGGGTATTATGTTCCAATCAACTATAtcccacaaaataaacaaattttattgtGAGACACATAGGCCTGGATGAAAGGTGTGCCTTAGACACTACTTTTTACATACACCAAGTGAGGCCAGTTGTATTCTGACATAACATCTGTTGGAGCGTGAATGTGcctttgcctcttctctctctcaaaaagcaCTAGTTTGAAGAAAAGACTTAAGTGGTAAAAAGAACCAGGCTTTCCACCAAGATAGTAATAACTAAAAACATAAATGttagcaaaggaaaaagggaaattgCTGATGGTCATTATGCAGTAGGGAATATGGTTCTTGaatatgcttattatttttatcatcgaTTATTCTGGTTCTGGTAAGTTTTCCAGTTACATAGTTTTTCATGCCCATGTGTATTTATTACAGGCATCCAACTACTGCACAGGTTCAGACCAATGGAAGAAAAGAGCAGCAAAACTTGAACTGAATGAAACCCAAAAGCAAGAAATTAAAGAGGCCTTTGATTTATTTGATGTTGATGGGTCTGGAACCATAGATGTGAAAGAATTGAAGGTTTTGAAATgacttctaattcttttttcttttttttaaagattttatttatttatttgacagagagagagatagccagcgagagagggaacacaatcagggggagtgggagaggaagaagcaggctcctagcagaggagccagatgtggggctcgatcccataatgctgggatcacaccctgagccgaaggcagatgcttaacaactgcgccacacaggcgcccctgaaattgcttctaattctaaaagatttttaatacCATCATTTATTTGTGGCAATCTTTCAATCTTTAACAGCAGCCGTCTGAAAGCTTGATATAAAATCTCTTCGTTGTGGACACCTACACCCTCAGTATATATACCTGCCTCATACTAATAATAACAAAACTGTATCTTGTTAGgcattttattcttgttttatgaATGAGTACAACAAAACCCAGGATGTGACAGTGCCCATATACTATGGCATAACAGGATTGCAACCTAGGCCTCCTGACCTGACTTTCTAGGTTTATGCCTAGTCcataatgaaaaagagaaaatctagtCATTAATAGGTAATTTAAAAGATAGGAAGGAGAATGTGgcatattataatttatttgcttCCTATTTCAGATTGCAATGCAAGCcttaggatttgaacccaagaaagaagaaattaaaaaaatgatagctgaaattgacaaagaaggaaatggcACCATtacttttgaagatttttttgcCATAATGAGTGTAAAAATGGTATagtagtgattttatttttcaaagaaatacaagCAATAGCCTTCTACATTTTTGAACAATCAGAGGTTTCATAGAGGAAGAACTGGAATTAGGTCTTTAAAGATGGGTAGAATTTAGATAGATAGGAAGAGCaagattaaagatattttcagggtAGTAATGAAGACTGTCCAGTGTGGAGAAGGTTGTTAGGAAATAATAAGGATATATGGCTGGATAGAGAGAATGGGGTCAGCATTTTGAAGGCTTGAATTCAGCAAACATCTCCTGAATGCCCATtttgccaggcactattctagaaaGCACTGGATGAGATAACCTCCCTGTTCTCTTACAGCTTACATTTTTGATAATGAATATCAGTTACTGGTGTTAATAAGAGATACGTTCTCTTTATCATCCTTGCTTCTTCCACCTTAACAAACCCTGAATATAGATACCTTGAGAGCAAATGTGAGTGCATTGGAATAATTGTTAAAAGTTATAGCAGTGAAGTCAGAACTCAGCTACCTGGTACATTGCCTTTCTAGACCTCAAACACCTATAAGTCCAATTTgatagaataaatgaaagattaGTGACATTTaattgcttctgtttttaaagagtgaaaaaaatgaaaaagaagaaatattgaaggctttcaaattatttgatgatgatgatactgGAAGCATAACGCTAAACAATATCAAGAGGGTTGCTAAGGAACTGGGGGAAAACTTAACAGATGATGAACTTCAggtaattttttacttttataattataatttacatGTATAATTATAACAtacaattataatttatatataatttatagttataatttaatttagttgGACTCAAATACATTCAGAATAAAATTTGTGTAtttgaatattcatttatatcattattcatttttaatgatttcacatatatttgcattttgcTTACAGGAAATGCTTGATGAAGCTGATCGTGACagggatggagaaataaatgaggaagaatttttgagaatgatgaaaaagaccaccctttattaatatttttttattccttctgcaAAGTTGTTAACAACATTATATTTGCTATACAGTTTCATCATATctgaatgtattcatttttgatttttagtttatatGCACAAATTTCTCTTGATGTCTAATCCATGTGAGAAGTTACATATTTCTACCAATATGTTGTTAAATCTACAGcatcaagaaacaaagaaaatgtaatttctgtGAACCATGGATCCCAAATCAGTATTAATTCCAACTGCTACTTTTAGAGCTCCAGGGTCTAAagacttagaatttttttaagtttaatgaaaCTGACCCCACATCCAAATGAATTGTTTGCAAACAAGCAATTAGTTTccctattattttccttttgtgcaACTCTTTAAAACTGATAagtatttgctttttaatcaGTTATTCAGATAtgtaaagtattaaataaaattgcCTAGCAACTACATTATTTGCTAGTTTTCCTCTTATAAAGAAATTCAAAGCAGCACTTGCACTACGTAGATTTTCCTGTAAGTTTGACCCTGCAAGTGAGTGTTTAAAACCTCTGTCTTGGAAGGTGCTAGAGATTTCACATATGTTATCTCAGTGTTACAACTTGGAAGCTGGTagtattagctccattttactacatatgagaaaactaaagttcAGAGAACTTAAAAATTGCTCAGTTATTCATAGGTAATAAGACATGGATTCTAAATCTTGTATCCTTATGCTTCACTATGCATCTTTCCTATGGATAAAAATCTCAGGGTAACTTAAGTGTATATTTTCTAACTCATTTACAATTACGACTCttgtaatttcactttttttttttttttttttatgaaagagcTGAACTGTTGGGAAAGGCAGTCTCAAGATACAGTCTTTTGATCCCCCACTGAGTCACACAGGACTCGGCCTTGGGCCTGGAGCACTTCCTTACCAAGAGAGAGAGTCTCTAGAACTTATGCTGGAATAGTCtgtgaatatctttccatttcagaCTCCATGTGTGCTTTTTTCTGCTtaagcatatatataatatggtgCCCGTGTGTGTAATATGGCTCCTGGCCAACCCCACTCTGGAAGGGGATCTCCCCTTCGGAGAAGGTGGGGTCCTTCTGCTGCACAACAAGATGGCTGTTTACTGGCCAGTTGCTCTGTATTGGCTTCTGGGAGGGACCTGCTGGCCATGGGCAACCGACATTCACTACTGAAACTGATACTGCTCTGTCTCTTCTCTATATGAGTGAAGCATTGTTCTACCCAGTAGTTGACTGCATTGTGTTTTCCTTGGCAATTAAACTGATACCAAGATGCACTGGCAGAAGCTCTCAGATTTCTGCTCCTGATAATAGGCTACAGATGCCACTTGATAGATACAAACTCTCCTTAAACCTAAGTAATGGTCTTTGGAGCAAGAAAGGATTATAGAAAATGTAACTTTAATTGCCCCATCTAGTTCACTTCTAGCTCAACTGAAATGAAGACTCACAAGAGAGGTTTTTTTCAATTGAAACTAGAATGGCATATATGATTATGCTCATTCAGTGTTTCACAGTATCTTTAATTCCTAATTATGCAGCATTTCCTTCTAGGCTAAGATAGAACTATTAAACATGCTTCATATGTGAAAATTATGGCCTTTAAGTtgttaaatgatttatatttttaagtgggtagtatacttaaaaatacacatgaatAAGTTGAAAAAGTTCTAAATAGAAGTCTCCTTCTCATTCAATCCCCAGTTCTCCCCCAGACAGAATGTCCTTTATCATTACCTCAACATGGTACAGAAGTGCTAGCCAGTACATTGAGgcaagagacaggaaaaaaaaagaccagaaaggaagaaataaaattctttttatttgcagatgacattagatagatagataatcccAAAGAATTTAGAAATTGCTGGATGCAAAGTTgttatgaaaatacaaatataagcaCAATTCTATTTTTACAAACCAGGTATGAgtaattagaaaattaaagagactattaatagtattaaaaatataaaaatcttatcGCTGAATCTAATGAAGAGATACAGGTCTTCAACATCAAAAACTCTAAGAGTACTGagagaagacctaaataaatggaggaatactatattcatggattggaaaactcaatattatACAGCTGTCAATTCTCCCTTTATTGATCTATAGCATATAGTGCAATAAAAATCCTAGCCTATGTGAAACTTGACAAgcctattctaaaatttatgtggaaatccAAGGGACCAATACAGACTCAAAGAACAAGGTGAGATGCTAGCTTGCCTGACTATCAAGATTTAGTATAGGATCATAGTAATTAGAATAGTGTGGTGATAGCTAGGATAGAATAatggaccaatggaatagaatagaaagtccTGAAACAGACTGTATGTATATGGCCATTGATTTAGGACACAGGTAACTGCAGAGTAGTGGgacattttcattataataaattGTTCCAAGTCAGTAGGAtatccaaaaagaataaaagaaaatatgacctCCAACCTGACACTATACATAAAAACTAATTCTAAATTATTGTTGATCAAGACATGAAAGGTAAGAATATAtgatcatgaccttgagatcagatTCCTAATTAGGAAACAAAAACCACTAACTTTAAAGGAAAACGCTGATAAATTATTCTATAAGAACTTTTCTTCATGAAAGGAGAGAATGAAGACATAAGctactaagtggaaaaaaatattttcagtaaatctACCTGACTAAATACTTGTATGTAGGACATATAACTTGTAAAAATCTATAAGAAaagcccaatttttaaaatcaaaagacttGAGTAGGCACTTCATAGAAAAGGATATGAAAATGGTCAAAAATGTgtgaaaaattaatcaaaataaggAATgtagtaggctgaataatggcctcCAAAAAGATCCAtgttctaatccctggaacctatgaatatTATAtgacaaaaaaaccacacaaacaaaaagcaaatttttgCATTATGATCAAATTAAGGACTATGAGTTAGATTTCCTGGATTATCTAGTGGGCCCTAAAGGTAATCACAAGTATCTTTATAAAAGAGAGGCAGAAGGCACTAATATAATCACAGAGGCAGAAAATATTGTTGCTAGAATGGCATGGATGTTCATGAACAGTCTTACGTGTTTCGCAGTATCTTTAATTCCTAATTATGTAGCATTTCCTTCtagactgaagaaaaataaaaatacgaaAGATATGATGAAGCAATGTgcctataagccaaggaatgctggcagCCGTCAGGAGCCAGAAGAATTAAAGAATAAGCTTCAGGAGGGAGTGTATCttggctggcaccttgatctgggCCCAGTAAAactgattttgaacttctggactccagatctgtgagagaataaatttctgttgttttaagacaccAAGTTTGTaatcatttgttacagcagtcacAAAAAATTAATACAAGGGCAATACAAGTTAATATCATCCTGAGATAGCACTATAAATCCAGCAGCATGggtaaaactaaaataataattcaaagtaTTGCTAAGAATGTGAAACAATGGAAATTCTCAACTACTGCTGTACATTGCTTCAACTGTTTTGAAAACAGTTCGCATAATTCAATAAAGATGAACATATGCCTATGTCATGACCAGcatgtatttctatatacatatCCAACAGAAATACGTGCAAATGTATGCCATGAGCCATACAAAAAATATTCCATGGCAGCAATATACGTAATAgtcaaaaactgaaaacactctaaatgttcatcaacagtaaaatgtataaattgttacatatttatataatggaatgcATCTAGCAATGAAAAAGATTCACCAACATACAGCcgcatggatgaatttcaaacaTAGCATTGactgaaagaaaccaaaaacaaaaatatatgttctgCAGAGATGCCATTTCTATAAAGTTTAAAACCAGGCATATCTGAACTGTAGAGTTAGAAGTCATGATagtgggaaaagggaggaagtaGGAGGCTAAGGGGGCTTGCAGGGGATTTCTGAAGTGTTGGCAACTTCATGTATCCTGGCTTATACAGTAATTACCTATGTGTTTACATTGTCTTAACCCATTGAGCTGTTTTTTTTAGCTTGTGCATTTGTGAGTATTGTACTTcaataataaagttttaaagatcATTCATGTCCATATTGTTAGGCATCATGATTTTTGTCATTTACACTAGCGACATAGAGATAGTCCCAGGGTAAGGAAAATTGATCAGCCAACACAGTGACATATTAGAGAGGGCTGCCAAACATTCAATTGCAACAGGACCTAGTGGACCTTCATTTGTTCTCCACTCCTTATTAATCATCAGAGCCAATACTGGAAAGAAACAATGTCCTTAATGAACATgcaaacattttcaaacaaatacatttctgttacaTCTTAGTTATATCCATTTTTTGATGCTAATGTTGTATAATTATGCCCTATTTTTCCTTTGATCAATCTCGCTACAGGTTTACCAgttttgttagaatttttaaagaattgattttgtttattctctctattgtgcctttgttttctatgttattaaatttatttttattttacttcct
Proteins encoded in this window:
- the LOC100483023 gene encoding centrin-4, whose product is MASNYCTGSDQWKKRAAKLELNETQKQEIKEAFDLFDVDGSGTIDVKELKIAMQALGFEPKKEEIKKMIAEIDKEGNGTITFEDFFAIMSVKMSEKNEKEEILKAFKLFDDDDTGSITLNNIKRVAKELGENLTDDELQEMLDEADRDRDGEINEEEFLRMMKKTTLY